From Bos javanicus breed banteng chromosome 5, ARS-OSU_banteng_1.0, whole genome shotgun sequence, the proteins below share one genomic window:
- the TESPA1 gene encoding protein TESPA1 isoform X6, with product MPLPHYLIGCPSHGTSFEDDLSLGAEATLLAASSKLYSSIDPCRSFLETSRPGQLLDLGCSLASSSMTGGTNKTSSSISEILDKVQEDAEDVLFSLGFGQEDHKDTSRIPARFFTTPSQAKGIDFQLFLKSQVRRIEMEDPCLMLASRFKQVQTLAVTADAFFCLYSYVSKTPVQKFTPSHMFWNCNPTDVPSIKILSPEPEPHSPRERLRKAISKMCLYTCPRDRLSPPDHTPKRNSLDQVVWEVMDRVRGEKLVLQQDSGFGPGPQGDPVPPFKGTKLPTSSCPCVLCLKEETQQGMSTWQEPSETMDSDLKIPCCSRSLPRADIQWNTDSAQVKRELWGLQATSKEAHSVKDDAFWIRKSRARRSLFQKNPMGKKVKSLDLSIIQQKWKQSQERTEMHRSLTEQWQDTLDLEGSWLQVQSNSEEEESHWPSRPGHHHLCQTSAGEDSRSFHHNHSTFSDSSDFTEKPNSHLFSQEALQPPTSSSCSLALQTPDLNKRKARWYTRQKTRAPSEEICLEPSPAQKPASTCIPNFGSS from the exons ATG CCCTTGCCTCATTATTTGATAGGGTGCCCCAGCCATGGAACCAGCTTTGAAGATGACTTGAGCCTTGGAGCAGAGG CCACACTGTTGGCCGCCAGCAGCAAACTCTACTCCAG CATTGATCCCTGCAGGAGCTTCCTGGAGACATCCCGGCCCGGACAGCTACTAGATCTTGGCTGCAGTTTGGCTTCCAGCAGCATGACTGGTGGGACCAACAAGACTAGTTCAAG CATCTCAGAGATTCTGGACAAGGTGCAAGAAGATGCGGAAGATGTTCTTTTCAGCCTGGGCTTTGGTCAGGAGGACCACAAAGACACTTCTCGAATTCCTGCTCGATTTTTCACCACCCCCTCTCAAGCCAAAGGCATTGATTTCCAGCTCTTCCTGAAGTCCCAGGTGCGGAGGATTGAGATGGAAGACCCTTGCCTCATGCTGGCCA GCAGGTTTAAGCAAGTGCAAACACTGGCTGTCACTGCAGATGCCTTCTTCTGTCTCTACTCCTACGTGTCTAAGACACCTGTCCAAAAGTTCACACCATCCCACATGTTCTGGAATTGCAACCCAACTGATGTGCCATCCATCAAGATTCTGTCCCCAGAGCCTGAACCTCACTCACCCAGAGAGCGCCTCCGGAAAGCCATCTCCAAAATGTGCCTGTACACATGCCCACGAGATAGGCTCTCACCACCCGACCATACTCCCAAAAGAAACAGTTTAGACCAGGTGGTGTGGGAAGTGATGGACAGAGTGAGAGGAGAGAAGTTGGTCCTCCAGCAAGACTCTGGGTTTGGACCAGGCCCACAGGGAGATCCCGTGCCTCCTTTCAAGGGTACAAAACTGCCTACTTCTTCCTGTCCATGTGTCCTCTGCCTTAAAGAAGAAACACAGCAGGGGATGTCCACATGGCAAGAACCTTCAGAAACTATGGATTCTGACCTCAAAATACCATGTTGCTCACGTTCTCTGCCCAGAGCAGATATACAGTGGAACACAGACTCTGCACAGGTAAAGAGAGAGCTATGGGGGCTACAGGCGACCAGTAAGGAAGCCCATTCAGTCAAGGATGATGCCTTCTGGATAAGAAAGAGCAGAGCAAGAAGGAGTCTGTTtcagaagaatcccatgggcaagaAGGTTAAATCACTGGATTTGTCCATCATCCAACAGAAATGGAAACAGAGTCAAGAGAGAACAGAAATGCACCGATCTCTAACTGAGCAGTGGCAGGACACTTTGGACTTGGAG GGATCTTGGTTACAGGTGCAAAGCaacagtgaggaggaggagagccaCTGGCCCAGCAGACCTGGACATCACCACCTCTGCCAGACTTCTGCTGGCGAAGACTCCAGAA GCTTTCACCACAACCACAGCACAttctctgacagcagtgacttcACAGAAAAGCCTAATTCCCACCTCTTCTCACAGGAGGCTCTACAGCCTCCAACATCCAGCTCCTGCTCCCTGGCCCTGCAAACTCCTGACCTCAATAAGAGAAAAGCAAGATGGTACACCAGACAGAAGACCAGA gCCCCATCTGAGGAGATCTGCTTGGAGCCTTCCCCCGCCCAAAAACCAGCTTCCACCTGTATCCCAAATTTTGGATCTTCATAG